The following proteins come from a genomic window of Methanoculleus caldifontis:
- a CDS encoding 5-formyltetrahydrofolate cyclo-ligase — translation MSQTKAALRQQAKEARSLLSPSEIAAHSAAITRHLLDLLNGFKTVMAYVSKSPEAETKDLIVALNRRGIQVVVPIIERETHGLRLSYLPDPSVLVPSTFNVPEPIGHELPARPADVEVVVIPMLAFDAEGNRLGYGAGYYDRFLCRYPHPMKVGVAFSSQQARSIPADENDVKMDYIVTEKGIIECNGRGAVEKYK, via the coding sequence ATGAGCCAGACAAAGGCCGCCCTCCGCCAGCAGGCAAAAGAAGCCCGGTCCCTTCTCTCCCCTTCAGAGATTGCCGCCCATAGTGCAGCCATAACCCGGCACCTCCTCGACCTCCTCAACGGCTTCAAAACCGTCATGGCCTACGTATCCAAATCCCCGGAGGCCGAGACGAAAGACCTGATCGTCGCCTTGAACCGCCGGGGCATCCAGGTCGTCGTGCCCATCATCGAGCGGGAGACCCACGGCCTCCGCCTCTCCTACCTCCCTGACCCCTCGGTCCTGGTCCCGAGCACCTTCAACGTCCCCGAGCCGATCGGCCACGAACTGCCGGCCAGGCCGGCGGACGTCGAGGTCGTCGTCATCCCGATGCTCGCCTTCGATGCCGAAGGGAACCGGCTCGGCTATGGGGCCGGGTACTACGACCGCTTCCTCTGCCGGTATCCGCACCCGATGAAGGTAGGCGTCGCGTTCTCCAGTCAGCAGGCGCGGAGTATCCCTGCCGACGAGAACGACGTGAAGATGGATTACATCGTTACGGAAAAGGGGATTATCGAGTGCAACGGGAGAGGGGCAGTAGAAAAATATAAATAA
- a CDS encoding CDC48 family AAA ATPase: protein MTDTESVEVTIKEAAHEDAGRGIARLSIDTMKALGLVSGDVVEIEGRQKAATLIWPGFPQDTGRAVLRIDGSTRGNVGAGIDDKVRIHKTEAGYAKKVTIQPTQPIRLVGGEQYLARILRGRPVTEGQQIRVSILGNPLTFVIAKVAPKGIAIVTDSTEIELKETPYEPKEGKRETGAADVHYEDIGGLDRELQLVREMIELPLRHPELFERLGIEPPKGVLLYGPPGTGKTLIAKAVANEVDAHFITLSGPEIMSKYYGESEERLREVFEEAQENAPSIVFIDEIDSIAPKREEVKGEVERRIVAQLLALMDGLKTRGQVVVIAATNLPDIIDPALRRGGRFDREIEIGIPDTKGRQQIFQVHTRGMPLGEDVNLDDYARSTHGFVGADIALLAKEAAMHAIRGIIPQIKIEEEIPAEIIDQLRVTNEDFIEAHKHVEPSAMREVLVEIPDVKWEDVGGLDEVKAELAEAVEWPLKYPEIFASLEAEPPRGILLFGPPGTGKTLLAKAVANESESNFISIKGPELLSKWVGESERGVRQVFRKARQAAPSIIFFDEIDALMPKRGAYIGSSHVTESVVSQILTELDGLEELNNVVVLGATNRPDMLDEALLRPGRLDRIIYVPPPDREGRKKIFEVYLRNREILANDVNIEDLVDRTEGYVGADIEALVREAKISAMREFIAAMGRKSEEERRQAIGNVRITRKHFEDALSRVRGTLDIDRLEENERHSWQILYNQEQRSTLEEAVSTINRARMRETGKIEQEVRDLTQALKEGVYARKKDFGEIRRLTKELKARIERPLPQTAMAF from the coding sequence ATGACCGATACCGAATCCGTTGAGGTGACCATCAAAGAGGCGGCCCACGAAGACGCCGGACGCGGGATCGCCCGACTGAGCATCGATACCATGAAGGCGCTCGGCCTCGTCAGCGGCGACGTCGTCGAGATCGAGGGGCGCCAGAAGGCGGCAACGCTGATATGGCCCGGGTTCCCCCAGGATACCGGCAGGGCGGTGCTGCGCATCGACGGCAGCACCCGGGGCAACGTCGGGGCGGGGATCGACGACAAGGTCAGGATCCACAAGACCGAGGCCGGATACGCGAAGAAGGTGACCATTCAGCCGACCCAGCCGATCCGCCTGGTAGGCGGCGAGCAGTACCTGGCGAGGATCCTCCGGGGCCGGCCGGTCACCGAGGGGCAGCAGATCCGGGTCAGCATCCTCGGCAACCCGCTCACGTTCGTGATCGCGAAGGTGGCCCCGAAGGGTATCGCCATCGTCACCGACAGCACCGAGATCGAGCTGAAGGAGACCCCGTACGAGCCCAAAGAAGGGAAGCGCGAGACGGGGGCGGCCGACGTCCACTACGAGGACATCGGGGGCCTCGACCGCGAACTGCAACTCGTCCGCGAGATGATCGAGCTCCCGCTCCGGCACCCCGAACTCTTCGAGCGCCTCGGCATCGAGCCCCCGAAGGGCGTCCTGCTTTACGGGCCGCCGGGAACAGGGAAGACGCTGATCGCAAAAGCGGTCGCAAACGAGGTGGACGCTCACTTCATCACGCTATCGGGCCCCGAGATCATGAGCAAGTACTACGGCGAGTCCGAAGAACGCCTCCGCGAAGTCTTTGAGGAGGCCCAGGAGAACGCGCCTTCGATCGTCTTCATCGACGAGATCGACTCGATCGCGCCCAAGCGGGAGGAGGTGAAAGGCGAGGTCGAGCGCCGTATCGTCGCCCAGCTCCTCGCGCTGATGGACGGATTAAAGACCCGGGGCCAGGTGGTCGTGATCGCCGCAACGAACCTCCCCGACATCATCGACCCCGCCCTCCGGCGCGGCGGCCGGTTCGACCGCGAGATCGAGATCGGCATCCCCGACACCAAAGGGAGGCAGCAGATCTTCCAGGTCCACACGCGGGGCATGCCGCTTGGTGAGGACGTCAACCTTGACGACTACGCCCGCTCGACGCACGGGTTCGTCGGCGCCGACATCGCCCTGCTCGCAAAAGAGGCGGCAATGCACGCAATCCGCGGGATCATCCCGCAGATCAAGATCGAGGAGGAGATCCCCGCCGAGATCATCGACCAGCTCCGCGTCACGAACGAAGACTTCATCGAAGCGCACAAGCACGTCGAGCCGAGCGCGATGAGAGAGGTGCTCGTAGAGATCCCCGATGTCAAATGGGAGGACGTCGGAGGACTCGATGAGGTCAAGGCCGAGCTCGCGGAGGCCGTTGAGTGGCCGCTCAAATATCCGGAGATATTTGCGAGCCTTGAGGCCGAACCCCCCCGCGGCATCCTGCTCTTCGGACCCCCCGGGACCGGCAAGACACTCCTCGCAAAGGCGGTCGCAAACGAGAGCGAGAGCAATTTCATCTCCATAAAGGGCCCTGAACTCCTCTCGAAGTGGGTCGGCGAATCAGAACGCGGAGTTCGTCAGGTATTTAGAAAAGCGAGGCAAGCAGCGCCGTCGATTATCTTTTTCGACGAAATAGATGCGCTTATGCCGAAGCGCGGAGCTTATATAGGATCGTCGCACGTAACTGAAAGTGTGGTAAGTCAGATCCTGACAGAGCTCGACGGCCTCGAAGAGCTCAACAATGTCGTGGTTCTCGGCGCTACCAACCGCCCGGACATGTTGGACGAGGCGCTGCTTCGCCCCGGCAGATTGGACCGGATCATCTACGTTCCGCCACCCGACCGGGAAGGCAGGAAGAAGATCTTCGAGGTGTACCTCAGGAACAGAGAGATCCTCGCAAACGATGTCAACATCGAGGACCTGGTCGACAGGACCGAGGGTTACGTCGGTGCCGATATCGAGGCGCTGGTTCGTGAAGCCAAGATCTCCGCCATGCGCGAGTTCATCGCCGCAATGGGCAGGAAGAGCGAGGAAGAACGGCGCCAGGCGATCGGCAACGTGAGGATCACGAGGAAGCACTTCGAAGACGCCCTCTCCCGCGTGAGAGGCACGCTGGACATCGACCGGCTTGAGGAGAACGAGCGCCACTCCTGGCAGATCCTCTACAACCAGGAGCAGCGGTCGACGCTCGAGGAGGCCGTCTCGACGATCAACCGTGCCAGGATGCGGGAGACAGGGAAGATCGAGCAGGAAGTCAGGGATCTTACGCAGGCCCTCAAGGAGGGGGTCTATGCAAGAAAGAAAGACTTCGGCGAGATCAGGCGCCTCACGAAGGAGTTGAAGGCCAGAATCGAACGCCCGCTACCCCAGACGGCTATGGCGTTCTGA
- a CDS encoding Hsp20/alpha crystallin family protein gives MSDSPADIFEQLNDLMKRLMEQGLKEQGDQNRPFAYGFKIVLHEAGKIETPAEEKKAVAAPAEPSSEGTIEPIAEMYTTDDDVTVAIDLPGVEKETIHLSLINGTLTIIAGTSQLTSIEVPAVDPDSMRSNYKHGVLEVKFSRGKSIRID, from the coding sequence ATGAGTGACAGTCCAGCAGATATCTTCGAGCAGCTCAACGATTTGATGAAGCGCCTCATGGAGCAGGGGCTCAAAGAGCAGGGAGATCAGAACAGACCGTTTGCCTACGGATTCAAGATCGTCCTTCACGAAGCCGGCAAGATCGAGACCCCGGCGGAGGAGAAGAAGGCCGTAGCAGCACCGGCAGAACCCTCGTCCGAGGGGACCATCGAGCCGATAGCAGAGATGTACACGACCGATGACGACGTGACGGTGGCAATCGACCTCCCCGGTGTCGAGAAAGAGACCATTCACCTGTCACTCATCAACGGTACGCTGACCATCATCGCGGGCACGAGCCAGCTGACCTCCATCGAGGTGCCGGCCGTGGATCCCGACTCCATGCGGTCGAACTACAAGCACGGCGTCCTGGAGGTCAAGTTCTCCCGGGGCAAATCGATCAGGATCGACTGA
- the fbp gene encoding fructose-1,6-bisphosphate aldolase/phosphatase — MVKTTVSVIKADVGSLPGHSRTHPKLLETAARMLKEAEGSIIIDSHVTHCGDDLELIMTHAKGEDNEEIHKLAWNVFIECARIAKEMKLYGAGQDLLADAFSGNVKGMGPGVAEMEFEERGSDPILVFMADKTEPGAWNYFLYRIFADPFSTSGLVIDPSMHDGFTFEVHDVIAKRKILFNTPEESYSLLAYIGAPSRYVIKCVRKRNGMIAASTSTQRLNLMAGRYVGKDDPVMVIRAQSGFPSVGEVIDPFRTPILVAGWMRGSHHGPFMPVGVCDANCTAFDGPPRVICLGFQVSDGKLIGPADMFDDPAFDRVRDRCCELSDVLRAHGPFEPHRLSLEEMEYTTLPGVEKQFENRWEDLPE, encoded by the coding sequence ATGGTCAAAACCACCGTATCCGTGATCAAAGCAGATGTAGGCAGTCTTCCGGGGCACTCCCGCACCCACCCGAAGCTCCTTGAAACGGCCGCCCGGATGCTCAAGGAAGCAGAAGGCAGTATCATCATCGACTCGCACGTCACCCACTGCGGTGACGACCTCGAGTTGATCATGACGCACGCCAAGGGCGAGGACAACGAAGAGATCCACAAACTCGCGTGGAACGTCTTCATCGAATGTGCCCGGATCGCCAAGGAGATGAAACTCTACGGCGCCGGTCAGGACCTGCTCGCAGATGCGTTCAGCGGCAATGTTAAGGGAATGGGACCCGGTGTTGCCGAGATGGAGTTTGAAGAGCGCGGTTCGGATCCCATTCTGGTCTTCATGGCCGACAAGACCGAACCCGGAGCGTGGAACTACTTCCTCTACCGGATCTTTGCCGACCCCTTCAGCACGTCCGGCCTCGTCATCGACCCCTCGATGCACGACGGGTTCACCTTCGAGGTCCACGACGTCATCGCGAAGCGTAAGATCCTCTTTAACACGCCCGAAGAGTCCTACAGCCTCCTCGCCTATATCGGAGCACCGAGCCGTTACGTGATCAAGTGCGTACGGAAGAGGAACGGCATGATTGCAGCCTCCACGAGCACCCAGCGCCTGAACCTGATGGCCGGCCGCTATGTCGGGAAGGACGACCCGGTCATGGTCATCAGGGCACAGAGCGGGTTCCCCTCGGTCGGCGAGGTCATCGATCCCTTCAGGACCCCCATCCTCGTGGCCGGCTGGATGCGCGGCTCGCACCACGGGCCGTTCATGCCGGTGGGCGTCTGCGATGCAAACTGCACCGCATTCGACGGGCCGCCGCGGGTCATCTGTCTCGGGTTCCAGGTCAGCGACGGGAAACTGATCGGGCCTGCCGACATGTTCGACGACCCGGCGTTCGACCGCGTCCGCGACAGGTGCTGCGAACTATCCGACGTGCTCAGGGCCCACGGGCCGTTTGAACCGCACCGCCTCTCGCTTGAGGAGATGGAGTACACCACCCTCCCCGGCGTCGAGAAGCAGTTCGAGAACCGCTGGGAAGACCTCCCCGAGTAA
- a CDS encoding LSM domain-containing protein has translation MVNGIVLPVKKVFSLVDSKIVVEIKDDGRKLQGRLVAVDEHLNLHMDETTEYTGDQRGRALGTVVIRGNNILTIAPLL, from the coding sequence ATGGTTAACGGCATTGTACTCCCCGTAAAGAAGGTTTTTTCACTCGTTGACTCTAAGATCGTCGTTGAGATCAAGGATGACGGCAGGAAGCTCCAGGGCCGGCTTGTGGCGGTGGACGAGCACTTAAACCTGCACATGGACGAGACCACCGAGTACACCGGCGATCAGCGGGGCCGCGCTCTGGGAACCGTCGTTATCCGAGGCAATAACATCCTGACCATTGCACCCCTACTCTGA
- a CDS encoding helix-turn-helix transcriptional regulator, with the protein MPDQEEEALKVIQSHRQGVLQSELWKLLDIDSRKCSRIVKRLLDAGLIERLEFRSDGIKTYVLRAKKQAVDPCVILAGGEILPCIGCDQECTPEECALLLDWMYQLALEEYQE; encoded by the coding sequence ATGCCTGACCAGGAGGAAGAAGCACTCAAGGTCATCCAGTCCCATCGCCAGGGAGTCCTCCAGAGCGAGCTCTGGAAACTTCTTGATATCGACAGCAGGAAGTGCTCCAGGATCGTGAAGCGGCTGCTGGATGCCGGGTTGATCGAGCGGCTCGAGTTCCGCAGCGACGGCATCAAGACCTACGTTCTCCGAGCAAAGAAGCAGGCGGTCGACCCCTGCGTCATCCTTGCCGGCGGGGAGATCCTCCCGTGTATCGGGTGCGATCAGGAGTGCACACCGGAAGAGTGCGCGCTCCTCCTTGACTGGATGTACCAACTTGCTCTTGAAGAGTATCAGGAGTAA
- a CDS encoding ArsR family transcriptional regulator has product MTEISERLVLSPKAVIEHLQMMEREELLISCQDERRRKYYYLSHDINVIVNLQKQDGVTLPSVVGDQRARFTRNLAALGRMVRAREELLENLEQLEREIESRFNEIVRTREIVAVDDRDLDAILLPLSHVDLTIVELEEVSSLSTDELKQRLGSLMQMGFVERVNDRYRIRGTHGE; this is encoded by the coding sequence GTGACCGAGATCTCCGAGCGCCTGGTGCTCAGTCCGAAGGCGGTGATCGAACATCTGCAGATGATGGAGCGCGAAGAACTCCTCATCTCCTGCCAGGACGAGCGCAGGCGAAAGTATTACTACCTCTCCCATGACATCAATGTCATCGTAAACCTGCAGAAGCAGGACGGGGTTACGCTCCCCTCCGTTGTGGGGGACCAGAGAGCACGATTCACGAGGAACCTCGCGGCGCTTGGAAGAATGGTCCGGGCTCGTGAAGAACTTCTGGAGAACCTCGAACAACTGGAGCGGGAGATCGAATCGAGATTCAACGAGATCGTGCGCACGAGGGAGATCGTCGCCGTCGACGACAGGGACCTGGACGCCATCCTTCTCCCCCTCTCCCACGTCGACCTGACCATCGTGGAACTCGAGGAAGTGAGCAGCCTGTCCACGGATGAGCTGAAACAGAGACTGGGCAGCCTCATGCAGATGGGGTTTGTCGAACGAGTCAACGACAGATACCGGATACGTGGTACACATGGCGAATAA
- the guaB gene encoding IMP dehydrogenase yields MYTEKMQMETTFTFDDVLLEPAESWVEPAEADVRSRFSRNIPLNIPLVSAAMDTVTESVMAITMAREGGIGVIHRNMTPEHEVAEVRIVKQAEDLIEREVVAVGPDSTVTDVERVMRQYGIGGVPIVEEGRVIGIVSRRDIRAILPKKGGAGITEYMTRKLITASEEITVEDALETMYANKVERLPVVDAQGRLVGIITMRDILEKRQYPRANRDANGKLRVAAAVGPFDFKRAMMLVEAGVDALVVDCAHGHNMNVVKSVREIKASVAVDVVAGNIATKQAASTLIDSVDGLKVGIGPGSICTTRIVAGVGVPQVSAIINVAEVAHGVGVPVIADGGIRYSGDIAKAIAAGADSIMAGSLFAGTDEAPGRVTTIKGRRYKQYRGMGSLGVMSSGESSDRYFQKKEIGRTKFVPEGVEGVTPYVGHVSDVIYQLVGGLKSAMGYTGSKTIPDLKKNGKFLRITAAGYGESHPHNIMITDEAPNYRLFE; encoded by the coding sequence ATGTATACCGAGAAGATGCAGATGGAGACAACATTTACGTTTGACGATGTGCTGCTTGAACCCGCCGAATCCTGGGTCGAGCCCGCCGAGGCCGACGTCAGGTCGCGGTTCTCGCGGAACATCCCCCTGAATATTCCTCTCGTGAGCGCTGCCATGGATACGGTGACCGAGTCGGTGATGGCGATAACGATGGCCCGTGAAGGCGGCATCGGCGTCATCCACCGGAACATGACCCCCGAACACGAGGTTGCCGAGGTCAGGATCGTCAAGCAGGCCGAGGACCTGATCGAGCGCGAGGTCGTGGCGGTCGGTCCCGATTCCACGGTCACCGACGTGGAGCGGGTCATGCGGCAGTACGGTATCGGCGGCGTGCCCATCGTCGAGGAGGGCAGGGTGATCGGGATCGTCAGTCGCAGGGATATCCGGGCGATTCTGCCTAAAAAGGGTGGAGCAGGAATCACTGAATACATGACCCGGAAACTGATCACGGCCTCCGAAGAGATCACCGTCGAGGATGCGCTCGAGACCATGTACGCGAACAAGGTCGAGCGCCTCCCGGTTGTGGATGCACAGGGACGCCTCGTCGGTATCATCACGATGCGGGATATCCTCGAGAAACGGCAGTATCCCCGCGCGAATCGGGATGCGAACGGGAAACTCCGGGTCGCCGCCGCAGTGGGGCCTTTCGACTTCAAGCGGGCCATGATGCTCGTCGAGGCGGGTGTCGATGCCCTGGTGGTGGACTGCGCGCACGGTCATAACATGAACGTCGTCAAGTCTGTCAGGGAGATCAAGGCGAGCGTCGCCGTCGACGTGGTAGCCGGGAACATCGCCACGAAACAGGCGGCTTCCACTCTGATCGACTCCGTCGACGGGCTGAAGGTCGGTATCGGGCCGGGCTCCATCTGCACGACGAGGATCGTCGCGGGTGTGGGTGTGCCGCAGGTCTCTGCGATAATAAACGTCGCCGAGGTGGCGCACGGTGTCGGCGTGCCGGTGATCGCGGACGGCGGCATCCGCTACTCGGGAGATATCGCGAAGGCGATCGCCGCAGGTGCGGACAGCATCATGGCAGGCAGCCTCTTTGCCGGGACCGACGAGGCGCCGGGAAGGGTCACGACGATCAAAGGCCGGCGCTACAAGCAGTACCGGGGGATGGGATCGCTCGGCGTCATGAGCAGTGGGGAGTCGAGCGACCGCTACTTCCAGAAGAAGGAGATCGGGAGGACCAAGTTCGTCCCGGAGGGCGTCGAGGGAGTCACCCCCTACGTCGGCCACGTCTCGGACGTCATCTACCAGCTCGTCGGCGGCCTGAAGTCCGCGATGGGCTACACCGGGTCAAAGACGATACCTGACCTGAAGAAGAACGGTAAATTCCTCCGGATCACGGCTGCAGGGTACGGCGAGAGCCACCCGCACAATATCATGATCACCGACGAGGCACCGAATTACCGCCTCTTCGAGTGA
- a CDS encoding (5-formylfuran-3-yl)methyl phosphate synthase — MQLLVSPSSIEEARSSLSADIIDVKKPSEGSLGANFPWVIREIKKIAGNKPVSAAIGDNEYKPGTAALSAYGAAHAGADFIKVGLMFDGADRARDVIEAVTTAVKQDFPEKHVVIAAYADFERMGTISPFAISPLVAEAGADLAMIDTGIKDGKSLFDFMNEESLTRFTEQNRRLGLQTALAGSLKFEDLDALKRIDPEIIGVRGMVCGGDRSTRVRAELVEKAMMMLR, encoded by the coding sequence ATGCAATTACTCGTCAGTCCGAGCAGCATTGAGGAGGCAAGAAGCTCGCTTTCCGCTGACATCATCGACGTAAAGAAACCCTCAGAAGGGTCGCTGGGTGCGAATTTTCCCTGGGTCATCCGGGAGATCAAGAAGATCGCCGGGAACAAGCCTGTCAGCGCTGCCATTGGGGACAATGAGTATAAGCCAGGAACTGCAGCTCTTTCTGCCTATGGCGCCGCTCATGCGGGTGCCGATTTCATCAAGGTCGGGCTGATGTTCGACGGGGCAGACCGTGCCCGCGACGTCATCGAGGCCGTGACGACGGCGGTGAAACAGGATTTTCCAGAAAAGCACGTCGTCATCGCTGCCTATGCCGATTTCGAGAGGATGGGGACGATCTCGCCCTTTGCTATCAGTCCGCTGGTCGCAGAAGCCGGTGCCGATCTCGCCATGATCGACACCGGGATCAAAGACGGGAAGAGTCTCTTTGATTTCATGAACGAGGAGAGCCTGACCCGGTTCACCGAACAGAACCGGCGACTCGGGCTGCAGACGGCCCTTGCGGGCTCGCTGAAGTTCGAGGATCTCGATGCCTTAAAGCGCATCGATCCCGAGATCATCGGCGTCCGGGGGATGGTCTGCGGAGGCGACCGGTCAACCCGGGTCCGGGCTGAACTGGTGGAGAAAGCAATGATGATGCTCAGGTGA
- a CDS encoding HisA/HisF-related TIM barrel protein, which produces MELILAVDLAGGLVVHGKSGMRAGYRPLTWGLSPSAEPEAYLAALRPRFLYIADLESIQGRTPQDDLVRRCAAMVERCYLDRGVRSPAGCAAVADVTPVIGTETGAAAIEDLAAYREGYLSIDIKGGRVLPWGIRPAEMLARASEFSFEGCIILNIAAVGTEQGLAREDLEEMRASYPGRLIYGGGVAGVDDIRLLEATGFDGAIIATAVHRGTVPLEWVRRGRPCW; this is translated from the coding sequence ATGGAACTGATTCTTGCAGTCGATCTGGCAGGAGGCCTCGTGGTGCATGGGAAGTCCGGGATGCGCGCCGGCTACCGGCCGCTCACCTGGGGGCTCTCCCCCTCGGCCGAACCGGAGGCGTATCTCGCCGCCTTAAGACCCCGGTTTCTCTACATCGCGGACCTCGAGAGCATCCAGGGCAGAACGCCGCAGGACGACCTCGTCAGGCGTTGCGCCGCCATGGTCGAGCGGTGCTACCTCGACCGGGGCGTCCGGTCGCCCGCAGGGTGTGCCGCGGTCGCCGACGTGACGCCGGTCATCGGCACCGAGACGGGCGCAGCGGCGATCGAAGACCTCGCTGCCTACCGGGAGGGGTATCTCAGCATCGATATCAAAGGGGGCCGGGTGCTCCCCTGGGGCATCCGGCCGGCGGAGATGCTGGCCCGGGCGTCAGAGTTCTCGTTTGAGGGGTGCATCATCCTCAATATCGCTGCCGTAGGAACGGAGCAGGGCCTCGCCCGGGAGGACCTCGAGGAGATGCGGGCCTCCTACCCCGGGCGCCTCATCTACGGCGGCGGCGTCGCCGGAGTGGACGACATCCGCCTCCTCGAGGCCACCGGGTTCGACGGGGCGATCATCGCGACGGCCGTCCACCGGGGTACGGTCCCGCTCGAGTGGGTCAGGAGGGGACGCCCGTGCTGGTAA
- the tmk gene encoding dTMP kinase, with the protein MLVTIEGIDGSGKSTLLARLRELLADLDPVFTREPGATWVGESVRRAVAERMDPITEALLFCADHAAHIDTLIRPALDEGRLVISDRYSDSRFAYQPVVLDGILPDPLPWLRAIHDGWSVRPDRTFLLVLPVEDAVSRLDPKKQREYFENAGILARVQENYLTLAAADPTRFVVVDALLEKEEVAGFIADEIRTGVRSSRSRPRA; encoded by the coding sequence GTGCTGGTAACGATAGAAGGGATCGACGGGAGCGGCAAGAGCACCCTCCTTGCCCGCCTCCGGGAACTGCTCGCCGATCTTGACCCGGTCTTCACCCGCGAGCCCGGCGCCACCTGGGTGGGCGAGTCGGTGCGGCGGGCGGTTGCGGAGCGGATGGACCCGATCACCGAGGCGCTCCTCTTCTGCGCCGACCATGCCGCCCATATCGATACGCTGATCCGGCCCGCGCTGGACGAAGGGAGGCTCGTCATCTCTGACCGCTACTCCGACTCGCGGTTCGCCTACCAGCCGGTCGTCCTCGACGGCATCCTCCCCGACCCGCTCCCCTGGCTCCGCGCGATCCACGACGGATGGTCGGTCAGGCCCGACCGGACGTTCCTCCTGGTCCTGCCGGTAGAAGATGCCGTATCAAGGCTCGACCCTAAAAAACAGAGAGAATACTTCGAGAATGCCGGCATCCTCGCGCGGGTGCAGGAAAATTACCTGACTCTCGCGGCGGCCGACCCGACACGGTTCGTCGTCGTCGATGCCCTGCTCGAAAAAGAGGAAGTTGCAGGGTTTATCGCCGACGAGATCAGGACTGGTGTCCGATCGTCACGATCACGTCCCCGAGCGTGA